A window of candidate division WOR-3 bacterium contains these coding sequences:
- a CDS encoding flippase-like domain-containing protein: MAGKLTKQIALGFRLFLTITFVTLLLIFFFSLKNATRESVIQILRDINPLFLLISLGLWAGAILLDALRTKLLVMGSGERIKLWTAIEVIVSGIFLATVTPFQTGGLPVQMYIFHKKNISPGKATLVLLFRGILQLAVSVLVIPVVIPYFPKNPLTVTMFFWVITAITVGVTVSLFIAFKPRYTKNFFYRIGRFMWNKTKKKPRFYFKFVCKVFKEINFFKEGLRTYLKTGKMMLFLAFLCTALFLMMVYLIPAFLMYGMGLNNFRIIETMALQLILTFVFLFAPTPGGSGLVELGFSSTFSHFIPKGSPVISLLTLAWRIITCYIPTVLGAVISLRVLHIEKQDLDSY, from the coding sequence TTGGCGGGTAAACTCACCAAGCAGATAGCCCTCGGTTTCAGGCTTTTTTTGACAATAACGTTCGTAACCCTCCTTCTTATATTTTTCTTTTCTCTCAAGAACGCGACAAGAGAATCGGTAATCCAGATTTTAAGGGACATAAACCCTCTCTTTCTGCTCATATCGCTCGGCCTGTGGGCTGGAGCAATCCTTTTGGACGCTTTGAGAACCAAGCTTCTCGTGATGGGCTCAGGAGAGAGAATAAAACTCTGGACTGCAATAGAAGTCATAGTATCGGGAATCTTCCTGGCGACAGTCACCCCTTTTCAAACCGGCGGTCTTCCGGTTCAGATGTATATATTTCACAAAAAAAACATATCTCCCGGCAAGGCGACTCTTGTTCTTCTTTTCAGAGGTATACTCCAGCTCGCAGTCAGCGTGCTCGTTATCCCCGTTGTAATACCCTATTTTCCCAAAAATCCGTTGACAGTCACTATGTTTTTCTGGGTGATAACCGCAATAACAGTGGGCGTAACGGTTTCGCTATTCATCGCCTTCAAACCCAGGTACACAAAAAATTTCTTTTACCGAATAGGCAGATTTATGTGGAACAAGACAAAAAAGAAACCGAGATTTTACTTCAAGTTTGTGTGTAAAGTTTTTAAAGAGATCAATTTTTTCAAGGAAGGTCTCAGAACATATCTCAAGACAGGCAAAATGATGCTCTTTCTCGCTTTTCTATGTACGGCTCTTTTTCTGATGATGGTTTACCTTATTCCGGCTTTTTTAATGTACGGCATGGGTCTTAACAATTTCAGAATAATCGAGACAATGGCTCTTCAGCTCATTTTGACTTTCGTATTTCTTTTCGCGCCGACTCCGGGCGGGAGCGGTCTTGTCGAACTTGGTTTCAGCAGCACTTTCAGTCATTTCATTCCAAAAGGTTCTCCAGTTATAAGCCTTCTGACTCTAGCCTGGAGGATAATTACTTGCTATATACCGACTGTTCTCGGAGCCGTGATTTCTCTTAGAGTCCTGCACATTGAAAAACAAGATCTCGATTCCTATTGA
- a CDS encoding flippase-like domain-containing protein — protein sequence MLTLSAWILLIPLNISEGGSFTERWMQGFCSLKTAVASADIFFIFLAFVLVFFQMTLSVLKMMLITRAQGVSFSFVKTARFTFCPFFLSSVTPLQSGGIAYQIYILKKSGCSFSRSVAIITFKSALNGLFLVVSLPLLFIYADSVFKSRMFSGFSNYVLAFYLAVAVFFYLIMFKNKSVKKLASAILFKNRGNKAAGLILKYVIKFLNSVEHLAKNYESFFYKHPSKTALASLIAVAEMGVYFLITPCLAMSLSPERDLAGLYATGVALSYILAYAPTPGGAGIAELSGISFALSWDGPVTALILLWRIVAHYAPAVVGGVLLFIFVGRDIPDKKGSPVFNPGPGGQD from the coding sequence TTGCTGACTCTCTCAGCGTGGATACTTCTCATTCCTCTGAATATCTCAGAAGGCGGTTCGTTCACCGAAAGATGGATGCAGGGTTTTTGTTCTTTAAAAACAGCCGTTGCCAGTGCTGACATTTTTTTCATTTTTCTGGCGTTCGTCCTCGTTTTTTTTCAGATGACTTTGAGTGTTCTTAAAATGATGCTGATAACAAGGGCTCAGGGTGTCTCTTTTTCTTTCGTCAAAACAGCCAGATTCACTTTTTGTCCGTTTTTTTTATCCTCCGTGACTCCTCTTCAAAGCGGAGGAATAGCTTATCAAATTTATATATTAAAAAAATCCGGATGCAGTTTTTCAAGAAGCGTCGCGATCATTACTTTTAAAAGCGCTTTGAACGGCCTTTTTCTCGTCGTCTCTTTGCCGTTGCTGTTTATTTACGCGGACAGCGTTTTTAAAAGCCGCATGTTTTCAGGCTTTTCGAATTACGTACTAGCCTTTTATCTTGCAGTAGCTGTTTTTTTCTATCTTATAATGTTCAAAAACAAATCAGTGAAAAAGCTGGCGTCAGCGATATTGTTCAAAAACAGGGGCAACAAAGCGGCAGGATTGATTTTAAAATACGTGATTAAATTTTTAAATTCGGTTGAACATCTTGCGAAAAACTACGAATCTTTCTTTTACAAGCATCCGTCAAAAACCGCTCTTGCTTCTTTGATAGCCGTAGCGGAGATGGGAGTATATTTTCTTATTACACCGTGTCTGGCTATGAGTTTAAGCCCAGAGAGAGACCTCGCAGGCCTTTACGCGACAGGCGTCGCTCTTTCGTACATTCTCGCTTACGCCCCTACGCCGGGAGGGGCGGGAATAGCCGAACTCTCAGGAATCAGTTTCGCTTTGAGCTGGGACGGACCTGTCACCGCTCTCATTCTTCTCTGGAGAATCGTCGCTCACTACGCTCCCGCTGTTGTCGGAGGCGTTCTTTTGTTCATTTTCGTCGGCAGAGATATCCCTGATAAAAAGGGATCTCCTGTATTTAATCCCGGTCCAGGCGGACAGGACTAA